The window ATCTGTACTTATGTTTTAAAAGGGGTAAAGCCGGAGTCTTTCCTAGGTTGAAGAAAACAGAGGTTGAAAGAAGCAgccctctttcttttattttaatggaaGGGTATATAGGTAAGTTCATcttctaaaatatatatatgaaaaaaggttgggtaaagatatatatatatatatatatatatctattttGAGCATTAAATGATCGTATAATATTAGATGATGTCATCAATTAATGGTTCCAAATTAACAAGGACTAACGGATTGGATCTAACTGTAAGAATTTTAGAAATATCAAGGGAGAAGGGTGTACTTCCTTTAAATTCTTGGATTCACGTCTAATTTCGATAAAGTACAACGGAGGGGGcgtaattttcccttatttttttttgtttaatccaAGAATTGCTCCACAGCATATCCATGTTCATATATAGAGAACAATACATCATGCATTTcaagaatttaaataaaattcaagGATAGAGAACTGGATAAGCACCTCGGTGTTTTACCTATGGACTGGTTTTTCTATAAACGTGCACTGAATCAGTTGAATTCGAAGATTTGTATGTGcgtctctctcgctctctctctctctctgagaagaggggggaagggggagccACCTATATCAGAAGGATTAGGTCACCAACTTGCATCCCTAACTTCATGATCCTTGGCTCCCATACAAGTTCAACCGAGATGAAATTGGTGCTTCAATTCAGCCAGCATGACCTTGAGGACAAACTCATCTGGGCATACACAGGTGACTCAGCTCTGCTTGCTACTTAGCAACCCTATATATGATCAAAAGAGTGGTAGAGAATGATCTGAACATGTCTAATTCCAATGCTTTATCCAAGTATATAAGGCAGCTCCATTTTCCTCCAAAACTGTGATACTTTTCCATGGAGGTGGGTGAAAAGGGCTTCAGCAGTAAATGAAGTGTTGTTGAAGAAAGTAACACGATAGCTTAGACGCTTGTAAATCATGTAGAGAGATGAGAATTGTTGTTGATGCCCTATTACAATGTGGGCATACAAAAAataacttcttttttctttctgctTTTAATCTAAGAGTAtgtttttgattttcttattgatgatCAAGAGATTTATTGAAGTTGTTTTGAGGTCAAGGGGAGAGATTTTCTGATCTTACTGTTAGTGGGTTTTCTTATGCTGGACTACAAGAGAATGATAATAAAGTTGTTTTCCAGTCTGTAACTCCGACTTATAATACTCTTTAAAATAGCAAATAATGCAGCAGATGAGTGGCTTGCAGCTATGGATCAGAACACCCACCCAGTTGGCAAGGGAAAGACTGATAGCTTTGGTTGGCTGCTAATGCTAGAGGATTTGTTGAGTAAATTTAGATGGTGCTGTAACCTGTAAGCAAGAAGTCGGAAATCTTATGGTTGGGGTTTTGCAATACAGATCAAATAGACACGAATGATTCCTTTTTTGTAGCAAAAATGAAATGGTCAATCTGAGAACTTGGTCCATTGTGAAGCTGAGGCAGTTTGAGATGGTTATTGGTATGTCAGTGTGACTGAAAGGCTATTGATCAAATTTAAAGGGTGATGTTGGATCCTCCCCATGGGAAATTCATGCTCGTGTGGACTGTGGAATAGGATATCGTGCAACTGGCGAAGCAATTCCTGATGTAAAGGAGGTCTCGGAGGAGTTCCTAGATTTTTTGGACCGGCAGAAGACCACACGGTCAGGCCGAAGATACTGACTGATCCTCCCAGAATTTTCAGCATTTTCAGCAATACTATTGGAACCACATCTTTTAACTCGGCTAGCATCACGGGAGCCATAACCCCAATTCGGAAATGGCAAGGAACGCCCTAGAGGAGATAATGCCTAGTTCGTCTGGACATTTAGGCCCTCAATGGAGCCCAAGAAGTTTGGTCGcagaatttagggttttcttggTTTTCCTAGTTACTATTTTGTTTGCATTTTTGCCCTAGTTGCttattttcttacatttttgCCCTTCCAAGGTCACTTTGGCTCGTTTGTAAGACACTTCAGTTTTTAATCAAAAGCAGCCATTttgttcttcctcatctttggaattagggttttaactACCTTGTGGATTCGAGGGTTCTTCTGTATTAGAACAATATCTAACCCACCACCTTTTCATTGCGTCAATTCCTAAATATGAAATTCAgaaggatccttcttcagcaatcAAGGATGTGAACATCATGGCCCATTgtcttggaaacaacctctcctgcgaagcagggtttaaggctgcatacatttggccctcccagaccctgcagtagcaaaAGCCTGGTGCACTGGcttgctcttcttttttttctaaatcatgTCCCATTGTGGCTCTTCTTACTGTTTGCTACTTGGTCGGTCCACTTTACTAttctacttctccatttttttatttttttatttttttattttttttttgtagaaatacTTCTAGTATGCTGTTAATGGATCTATTTTCTCCTTTGGTAGGCTGAACTGCCACATTATGACAATAAGTATCTCATATTCTTTGATCAATGGAATTTCAAAGGAAGAGTAGATGGTATGGGCGATtactttgtttccttttatagtACCTATAAGTGTTTTTTTTAAGGCACCTCCTTAATTTCAGCCGTCTTACAATACAAAAATCCGACCTTATTTTGCAGCCAATGTACAGAAGAGAACTTGAGATCACTTTATTCTGCAGAACTTCAAAAACAACAATGCTTCTCATTACATAATACAGAATGACATGGATTACAATATACAAAATGAAGGCAATCAATCTATCCTACAATATGTTGCTTaatcttctctttcatttgtaCAAAATGGAGAAAAGTAAGAAAGGGGAAAACCAAAACTTGACTTTCCAGAAAACCAACCATCTTGAGTTCTGTGATCATTATGTTTCCCTTGATATGGGAATTTTTGGGACAGTTTTTGTGAACCCAGTCATTTCACAAGTTCTTTGGATAATAGGTACCGGAACGCAAAGTTGTGAGGTACCCATTCAATGCTCTTGCTGGTTTTCCCGTTCTGACTCTTGTGAATGGTGGTCTTCATCAGACTCTCGGGTATACACTGTTGGATCATCTCCACTACACCAGAAGGACTCAATCCATTATCTTTTACATAAGACTCTACAATTTTCGGTAAAATGAGCTTCTGTTCCTTGCGTACCCCATAGGTAGCCCAAATGTACTCCTCTTTTGCAGCTTCAAGCTCTTGGAACACTCTCTTGGGAGTGTATACACGCACCTGGAGAATTTAAAAGATACAATACTACAATAGTCAACTAAAGTTCTGGGGATGTGGAGTGGTTGGTAAAAGTTCAATTTTGTTTAAAGGAACAGATcagaagaaaaataaactaTGCACATAATAAAAGCAGAACCAAGAATACCGCTCATGctaaaagaaacaagcatgGCTAACAGATGGAATGGGATAGTGGTGTACGTACCGCAGGATCAGAATGGCTTCCTGAACAAAGACCAAAATGTAAAAGTGGTTCTGGTCGTTCAATTGCATATGCTTGCCGATAATCTCCAGCCTTGAATTTTGTCTTCGTAGGAAAAAACGAACGAAAccactaaagaaaaaaaaaatcagctttTAGGTTAAAATCCACATGGTAATATTAGGCACagaaaaactgaaaacctatctgttgaaaaaaaaaaaaatgagtgaaACACAGGTAAACTATAATAAGAGGAAAAATAATTAAGGGCATACAATGGTACCAAAATTTATGGGGAACAGATCAAAACATTTAGAATAGCCACAGGGTAATATTCACCTGCCCAGGACGAGGCATACGGCATCCCAGAATAAAACTCTGTATCGTGTCTGCACTAATGGAGTGACCTCCCACGTTGTATGCAGCCTGGATAATTCATAATTATATGAAAACAGAATCCATGCAAAGGTGTCTTCTCAAAAAGAAATCATTGAGGCTCTGCTCACCTTAAGGAGTAAAGAAACTCTTTTCATATTATTTTGAGGAATTCCACAAGCCAAAAATGCCTGTACagaaacaaaaagagaataggTTCACCTCCATGGCACAGACAGAATTTTATAAAGCTTACAACACCATGATATTAATATGGTTCTTTAACAAAACAATCATTAGACATTACATGCATCACCAAAGCATTATGTACATTGACCCAGAAAGCAAGCTTCTCTTCGTGCCTCATCTTTCTAGGATCAACTTCTTCCAATCGACAAACAAGTGACCTGCAATAGACATGTCACAGTTCAAGCACGTAATAAGTGCAATAAACCAATAACAGAAAATGATATTTATGATGTCCTATGAAACTTTTGTCCCTTATAAATGGACAAATTAGACACTTGAAACCACAGAACTTTGTTCAGAAAGTTTTTAAGAGTTGTTCAAAATTGCTCACCTAAAATTTTGTAGCATGTCTTTACTCTCACTCAGTTTCTGATTATCCCTACAAATCCTTGGTACCTCTACCATTGTGCTGTAAGGTCCACTAAACTCTTTCCCTTCCACATATAAAGGATTATCTAGCAATGCATCAAAAGGAGAATCTTTCCTGTGCCGAGGGCTCCACAAATCATTCTGATCCCGTGGAGAAAAAGCACTACCTAATGACAAGGATGAGATAGGAGAAGATGAAAGGCCATCATGCATCAGAGGGGGTTCTGCAAGCTTGCAATATATAGCTGTCATGCACTTAATCATATCCTCTGAAATCCTATTAGGTGTCTCAGGAACATGATCAGCTATACTAGTACCAAGATGTTCTGCCAAACTGATTACATTTGAAGTGGCATTCTGTAGGCAAACCATCAAGTCACAATTAGAAGAGGCCTATAAATTGTTAAATCCTACAGGCCATCTAGAAATGTATGAATAACCAAACTACCTTCGGCAGAGACAAGGGTTGAGAATGGCAAGCTCGTAAAGCTCTAGAAGCTCTATCTAGAGTTTCAGTTGGTGGAGATGTAGTTGAACAAGCTGAACGATGACATAATGAAGAATGGCTGCGGTGAATGCCAGAATCTAATAGCTTTTTGGCACCCTGTACATCAATGAAATCCTTCCATGCCTGAGTTTCCATTGGTGGAGTTGTCATTGAACAAGCTGAACGATGACTCAATGAAGAATGACTGCGGTGAATGCCAGAATCTAATAGCTTTTTGGCACCCTCTACATCCTGAGTTTTCGTTGGTAGAGGAGTTACAGCTGAACAAGCTGAACGATGACACAGTGAAGAATGGCTGAGGTGAATGCTAGAATATAATAGCTTTTTGGCACCTTGTAAATCACCGAAATCCTTCCATGCCTGAGTTTCCATTGGTGGAGTTACCATTGAACAAGCTGAACGATGACCCAATGAAGAATGACTGCGGTGGATGCCAGAATCTAATAGCTTTTTGGCACCCTGTACATTGCTGAAATCCTTCAATGCCTGAGTTTCCGTTGGTAGAGGAGTTACAGTTGAACAAGCTGAACGATGACACAATGAAGAATGGCTGCGGTGAATGCCAGAATCTAATAGCTTTTTGGCACCATCTAATTTGTTAAAATCCTTCCATGCCCAAGCTTCCATTGGTAGAGGAGTTACAGTTGAACAAGCTGAACGATGACACAATGAAGAATGGCTGAGGTGAATGCCAGAATCTAATAGTTTTTTGGCACCCTGTACATCACTGAAATCCTTCCATGCCTTGGGAAATGTATTCCGATTCAATGGAAAGCGAGATGATTGAACagctaaattttctctctctgatGATATATCAAGTCCAGAAATTTTCAGGAACATATCTTTTTTTGTGAATGAAGGTGATTTCACCCTTTCATCCATGGTAGATGGACATAAGTCAGAAATTTGCTGGTCAAAAGCTTTACGGTACAGCGAGAGAAGATATTGCTCCCAATACACAACTTCCATCTCTAACACTGCAATTTCCTTGATCAATTCCTTGGCAGGCTGAATTTAAATAAGGTCACATTAATTAGTTGGTTAAAGCAAGATACGTTTAGTTAATATGTAATAAAAGAATGACAAAGAAATTACTCATCAGAAAAATAGAATGATAATAAGACCAATCCAAgtcatggaaaaggaaattgtCAAACCAAccaatcacaaaatgaaaatgcaaacaacaattCCACATCATCCAATGATAGTATTTTAAGATTGGAATACTAATACTAGTAtagaaaagaataagaaatgCATCTAAAGTCTAAACCAACCATGATACATCTGATTATACAGCCACAAGAAATCCTCTCTGTCCcttgaaattgaaagaaaaacagCTACCTTTGGCATTGAGTTGTCATTTGAAATATCATGGTAGGAAGAACTATAGCCCAATGCCTTTTCCAATGCACCCCGTACCACAAATTGATCCTGTAATCGCTTCTCAAGCTGTAAAATCTGCAAAAGAGAACAAttaatgtttagatttttttttgggggggggggtgttgggaaGAGGAATTGACCACAGCACCTAGACCTCACAGGCCTGCAAGCGGACCATTTCATACATGGGCTTGCCATGTTTTGGAGATCATAAAAGACTTACTATAGGTCATAGAAAGACACGTTAAATTTGGCTGCCAGATATTTAAAGGGGCAGGGGATGAGAATGAACAAGTTTTTCTGTCACAATTTCGCTTATGCAACCTAAACTTCAGAAAATCAAATGCCAGATAATTTCACAGATTTTTATATCTAATAAGCTCTGAATATCCTGAAGATACAAGTTCAGCTCCATACCTCTTGCTTCAAAGAGCTCTGTACTCCCAACTTAGATTGGTTCTCCTTGGGTTCAGCATGGCCCTCCCCTTGGCTCATGTCCTTGTACcaatcaaaatctaaaattaaacacTTGGAAAATTCTTGCCAACTATCTACTTATTTTGGTTGAATAGACAAAAATGACAAGTAACCAAAACAAGTCCCAAAAAAGATTAATAGAATGTGAAAAAGGCTTAGCGAGATGGGGGATGAGCTCGGAGTCTAATCTTACCATTTTTAGACGACGCAGTTCTTCCTTGAGTCTCTTATCAGGATAACTGCCACGCGAAACAGTTAAAAACCAGACTCAATAGAATGTACAAAGAATATTACAGGAGTCTTTGATTGCTTCGGGTAGTGGATCAAAACCCACTCTAATACAactaagtaaataaataaatggaggaataagaagaaaacagaagCAATGACGGTCCATTATTTCCCTGGTATCTTGTACTgagggtcttttttttttttttttttttttttgaggtgaAATGTTGAGAATAATTTGATCCAATGGAACTAGTACTCTTGAGAAAGTGAACAGAAAGTGAGCAACTTCTGATGGAATCAGCTACCTCTTAGAGCGCTTGTGTCGTGAAGCTATATCCATGTTCTTCAATGGATTCAAAGAAGAATCATCCCACTCAACTTCAAGCATTTGCGAGCCATTAGCCGCTTCAAACGAATCAAACCCCATTGTTGAAATCGTCCAAAATAGCTGAAAACCCAAGAAGTCTTtcattatagagagagagagagagagagagagaggcaaatgTCCAGAATGGAAAGGAAAAACTCTTCTAACAGAAGCAAAGACATTAACCAAAAAATGAAACCACATTCATAAACAAAGAGTACTAACCCAGATTGGCTGTTGAAAATATGAAGAAGATCACTCAAACCAGGCAGTCCACTAGACAGATGGGTTCTGAGATAATCCCATCTGTCCGATTGCACGGCAGAAACCCAGGACCCAGAAGAACACCCTCACCACCCCGAAGGTGATCATTCAGTGAGAACAGAGTGAACAGAACAGAACTAAAAAACCTTACTTAAAGCCCAATTCATTAATACTACTCAGAAAGGAAGAATTTTTCAGTTTTCACTAgactctctcccctctcctctcCCAGGGACAACAAACTTTTTTAATGGTGGGCTTTTCGCGCATTAAAAGAAGAACATCAACCTGTCACCAAAAGTCACACACTGTAGACTTCAATGTCAAATGTTGAAAGTAGAAATTTTTTTACAGGTCAAGACAAAAGAAAGCAAGGCAATAGTGGCAGTGAGTCAGTTGAGTGTAGCAAAATTTATAGCAACTCATCACCCCCCACCAccctcaaagaaaaaaaacatggaAAACAAGTGGGAGTTGGTGACCGTCCCTATCCTGGCAGGGCAATCCTGCAATTCCAATTATAACCCACAACAATACCTATAACCAGTGACCACTAACCATTGAAGTGGCTCTAAGCTGTAACCACTAAGAGAAGAGATCGGATAAGAATCATAGATAGATACACTAATCAGAACAAGGTGGGGTATGTGAGTTAAGTAAATAGCattaggaggagagaagagtcTCCTCAAAAGGGCTGAAAGGTGAGGGATAAAGGAGACACAGGTCATAGGATGCTCCTAAGAAGGTATGGATTTTGTGGGTTTCTTTTGGGCTTTGGCTAATTTCTTGAGGAATTAGGAAACTGAGATATCCGAATTGTCCTCAAGTGTCAAAGGAGTAACGTTTGTCACAGAATCAGTGAATAAATATATGTTAAGGGCCTTGACCTTTTGCAAGATCgatacaaaagaaaaagggcaaAATGTGTGTGTGGTAAGAgtgggcaggggcaggggcaggggcaggggcaggaGCAGGACCAGgacccctcccttttttttttttttNACCCGGGTAGTGGATCAAAACCCACTCTAATACAaccaagtaaataaataaaaggaggaataagaagaaaacagaagCAATGACAGTCCATTATTTCCCCTGGTATCTtgtacaccccccccccaaacaaatCAAACCAACTCAGGCTTCACAGCTACCTCGTAAGAGAATATCCTAATTTCCTACGGAgggtctttttttcttttttttgaggTGAAATGTGAGAATAATTTGATTCAATGGAACTAGTACTCTTGAGAAAGTGAGCAACTTCTGATGGAATCAGCTACCTCTTAGAGCGTTTGTGTCGTGAAGCTATATCCATGTTCTTCAATGGATTCAAAGAAGAATCATCCCACTCAACTTCAAGCATTTGCGAGCCATTAGCCGCTTCAAACGAATCAAACCCCATTGTTGAAATCGTCCAAAATAGctgaaaatagagagagagagagagagagagagagagagagagagagagagagaggcaaatgTCCAGAATGGAAAGGAAAAACTCTTCTAACAGAAGCAAAGACATTAACCAAATAATGAAACCACATTCATAAACAAAGAGTACTAACCCAGATTGGCTGTTGAAAATATGAAGAAGAACACTCAAACCAGGCAGTCCACTAGACAGATGGGTTCTGAGATAATCTCATCTGTCCGATTGCACGGCAGAAACCCAGGACCCAGAAGAACACCCTCACCACCCCGAAGGTGATCATTCAGTGAGAACAGAGTGAACAGAACAGAACTAAAAAACCTTACTTAAAGCCCAATTCATTAATACTACTCAGAAAGGACGAATTTTTCAGTTTTCACTAGACTCTCACCTCCCCTCTCCCAGGGACAACAAACTTTTTTAATGGTGGGCTTTTCGCGCATTAAAAGAAGAACATCAACCTGTCACCAAAAGTCACACACAGTAGACTTCAATGTCAAATGTCGAAAGCAGAAAGTTTTTCCCTACCCAGATCCTTACAGGTCAAGACAAAAGAAAGCAAGGAAATAGTGGCAGTGAGTCAGTTGAGTGTAGCAAAATTTATAGCAACTCATCACCCCCCACTAccctcaaagaaaaaaaacatagaaaacaAGTGGGAGTTGGTGACCGTCCCTATCCTGGCAGGGCAACCCTGCAATTCCAATTATAACCCACAACAATACCTATAACCAGTGATCACTAACCATTGAAGTGGCTCTAAGCTGTAACCACTAAGAGAAGAGATCAGATAAGAATCATAGATAGATACACTAATCAGAACAAAGTGAGGTATGTGAGTTAAGTAAATAGCATTAGGAGAGAAGTCTCCTCAAAAGGGCTGAAAGGTGAGGGATAAAGGAGACACAGGTCATAGGATGCTCCAAAGAAGGTATGGATTTTGTGGGTTTCTTTTGGGCTTTGGCTAATTTCTTGAGGAATTAGGAAACTGAGATATCCGAATTGCCCTCAAGTGTCAAAGGAGTAACGTTTGTCACAGAATCAGTGAATAAAATATGTTAAGGGCCTTGACCTTTTGCAAGATCgatacaaaagaaaaagggaaaaatgtgTGTGGTAAGAGTGGGCAGGAGCAGgacccctcccttttttttttttgtcgtgGTGGGCTGATAGGATCAGACACAGAAAAGCTTCTTTTCTTTACGGTGGActgagggaagagggaagagggaagagggaagagaagtgaGTAAGATGCTTTAATATTTAAATGACTTTTTATTGGAGTTCCGGAAAAGCCCAAAAAGTCCCACTGTAAGCACATGAATCTAATCAGTATTTTAGTCCAAGAGTAGTTACCAATCAGATCAAGCTGGAAATATGAGGGGCACTTTATTGGTTGTGTTTCACTGTTTTGGCTACCTTAGGTTCATCCTCTTCCCCCTATCAGAAAGGGGGAGAAGGTCGTCTTCTTGTTAATAATAGAGCATGTGGCACTACAAATCTGTAGTATTAATAATAGAGCATGTGGCAATACAAATCTGTAGTACTATCTTCCACATCCACAGGATATGAAAATGAGAGACTAATTTCCagtaatgtgttttttttttttttttacaaggcCAATGAGggaaatttttgtaatttatgtacaactgaaaaatgaatttggcttttgattttggACCCTACAACTTATTTACTTGTGCCTGATAAGTAAGGGATTACTCATCAAGTCATCACATCAAACTCGTCTGTAGTGAGGTgatgaggtgcagtgagcatccaacggctGAGGTGGATGGCCGAACCCTCGCAGCCGTTAGATGTCTGATGtgggtttttttaattttcactgGGATGGTGTTTTTATTTCGTCGTCTCTATGTCTGAGGTGCCATGCGACCTAGCAGAGATcatcttcctttttatttttttaattaattaagtgATGTGATTTTTCGTATGGGTAAACCAAAACTCAGTCAATTTATGTAAACTGAAACATGAATTTGGCTCTTGATTTTGGACCCTGCAACCTATCTACTTATGCATGTTAAGTGAAGGATTACTCATCAAGTCATTGAGTCAAAATTATCTGCAGTGAAGTGGTGAGATGCAAtgagcatccaatggttggggtgCATGGCCGAACCCTCTCAGCTATTGGATGCTCATTATTACACTTCACCGATCATTGCTGACAATTAGAAATTCCAAGTCATCTACCCTTTGATCTGATTCATTCTGTTTTTCGGTACTCGATGAGACAATGAAGCTAATACCAGAATGAATTAGATCAAAGGGTAGATGAGACAATCTAGCTAACACCATTAgcttattcacccaaaaaaaaacaccattAACTTAAAGATTTTGTTTAATTGAAAACTTCTAAGGTTCAAAATTGTATAAAATTGATCCATGTAACTGACTTCAACGCTGCAAATACAAGACTTAGTAAGATAGCTAGAAGGCTTGCATTAATTTTCCTTCCTAAGCATCAATTTGGAATTATATCACATAGGAGTTAgaaacttttattttgggagagggataggtatgatagcgtagtacctaggaattagaaATGCTAGCAGAATTTTGACCATAGGATTTAATCAATTTGACTTAAACCGTTGGATAGAGAGAAgttattcaaattttcaatccaCGGTTGCTGcacctttcctctctctctttctctctcttcttgtcggAAAAGTGATTCCTTTTACTAGACACAGCCGGAGAAAGCGAACTCGGTCATGCATCCATCGCCGACAGCTTTCCAATCCTCTCCTTTGCCATGTCCCGGATCAGCCATGGCCACTCAATTCCCTTATCAGGCATCAACACCGACACCAATTCCGACTCCATGCATGTGGATATCCAGCAATCACCGCCGCCGTTGATGGAGCAGATGCCCCATCTGAAAGACCTAGCGCTCCTGGCCGCCGACGTCCCCCAGACCCAATCCGTCTGCAGTCACCGGAACGATTCCAACACTGGAAATCGTTTCCAAAGACCCCTCCAATCTGACTTCATCGATCACTGGTCTGTTCTTGTTCTCCTGTTTCCTCTAGCAAAACTGAGTTCCAGGGGAATCTAACATAAGCGTGATCAGTGAAGCAATCATGGCGAtgaacctagagaaggattatTTTGACCATGGATTTTTGGGCAAGCAAGGGTCGGATTTATCAACTGTCTCTTTGTTCGGAGGGTTTACCAGGAGGAGcagttcctcttcttccccctccttCTCCGACTATGACTCTCACTCcgattcctcttcttcttcttcttcttcttcttcttcttcttcttcttcttcttcttcttctctctctctctctctctctctctctctctctctctctctctctctctctctctctctctctctctctcaatctggATGCTAAgttccttcttttttccatgacaggccaccaccacctccacctccaattCCAGCTTCATCAAATCCGAACAAAAAGATGGAATTTTTGGACAAAGAAAGCCAACCGAGGTTTCTCTTCCAATCTCGCgtttcttcttctcaaaaccCTGAATCTAAAACCCAGAAGACCAACAAACCCTTGGCCTTCATCTGcatttttgtttccattctcttgttcattctctcattcttttttctttaatcagaAACCCTCAAAAATTCATCTTCTTTGTCCCTCCTTGTTGGCCCATTCGCTCCGATTGCCATTACCAGTGGTGGCATTCGTGTCGGTAAGGGAGAGCCTCGGAGCCATTGCCAGATCTCGATTCGGTCCTCGTACTCGATGAATCGAAGAAAAGAGCTTCCAACCGATGCCAGAAAGTTTGGAGATCTGAGGATTCCGTGGTGAGCTCATTGTCATCGGTGGTTGCGACTGTTAACATGAATGCCGGTGTGGCAGAATTCCTATGAACAACGGCATATCTGAAACCCTATCAACGCCAGCGTGGTAGAATTCCTGAGAATTATGAGAGAGATAAGGTGTAGTAGCGGTGGATTGAAGCTTTGGAcattttctctccatccaacggttacaTTTAGGATGACCAAATCCTACGACTAATATACCACTAGTATTCCTAATTtttaggtactacgctagcatacttgtcattttcccttttgttttataggaaatatataaataaatgaaacttCTATTTTATCTGTTATGTCAAAATGTTAACTT is drawn from Macadamia integrifolia cultivar HAES 741 chromosome 7, SCU_Mint_v3, whole genome shotgun sequence and contains these coding sequences:
- the LOC122083650 gene encoding uncharacterized protein LOC122083650 — its product is MGFDSFEAANGSQMLEVEWDDSSLNPLKNMDIASRHKRSKSYPDKRLKEELRRLKMDMSQGEGHAEPKENQSKLGVQSSLKQEILQLEKRLQDQFVVRGALEKALGYSSSYHDISNDNSMPKPAKELIKEIAVLEMEVVYWEQYLLSLYRKAFDQQISDLCPSTMDERVKSPSFTKKDMFLKISGLDISSERENLAVQSSRFPLNRNTFPKAWKDFSDVQGAKKLLDSGIHLSHSSLCHRSACSTVTPLPMEAWAWKDFNKLDGAKKLLDSGIHRSHSSLCHRSACSTVTPLPTETQALKDFSNVQGAKKLLDSGIHRSHSSLGHRSACSMVTPPMETQAWKDFGDLQGAKKLLYSSIHLSHSSLCHRSACSAVTPLPTKTQDVEGAKKLLDSGIHRSHSSLSHRSACSMTTPPMETQAWKDFIDVQGAKKLLDSGIHRSHSSLCHRSACSTTSPPTETLDRASRALRACHSQPLSLPKNATSNVISLAEHLGTSIADHVPETPNRISEDMIKCMTAIYCKLAEPPLMHDGLSSSPISSLSLGSAFSPRDQNDLWSPRHRKDSPFDALLDNPLYVEGKEFSGPYSTMVEVPRICRDNQKLSESKDMLQNFRSLVCRLEEVDPRKMRHEEKLAFWVNVHNALVMHAFLACGIPQNNMKRVSLLLKAAYNVGGHSISADTIQSFILGCRMPRPGQWFRSFFPTKTKFKAGDYRQAYAIERPEPLLHFGLCSGSHSDPAVRVYTPKRVFQELEAAKEEYIWATYGVRKEQKLILPKIVESYVKDNGLSPSGVVEMIQQCIPESLMKTTIHKSQNGKTSKSIEWVPHNFAFRYLLSKELVK